In one Salipiger abyssi genomic region, the following are encoded:
- the infB gene encoding translation initiation factor IF-2, producing MSDNDGKKTLGVRGGGPRSGSVKQSFSHGRTKNVVVETKRKRVVVPKPGAGGGKGGGGSALGGSGGKRPAGISDAEMERRLKALQAAKAREAEEQAQREAEEKARAEERARQRAEKEQKEREQREAEERAKAKAEEEAQKARDAAEAAKKAEAAAAAPKADPAAAAQARGPAGGGAGAPKSAQPQRKSEREREERGRSTRGRDDGNRRSGKLTLNQALGGEGGRQKSMAAMKRKQERARQKAMGGQQQREKVVRDVQLPEAITVAELANRMAERVADVVKSLMQNGIMATQNQTIDADTAELIIEEFGHRVTRVSDADVEDVIKTVDDKPEDLQSRPPVITIMGHVDHGKTSLLDKIRQANVTSGEAGGITQHIGAYQVTTKGGDVLTFLDTPGHAAFTSMRSRGAQVTDIVVLVVAADDAVMPQTVEAINHAKAAGVPMIVAINKVDKPSANPTKVRTDLLQHEVVVEQMSGEVQDVEVSAHTGQGLDELLDAIALQAELLELKANPNRAAEGAVIEAQLDVGRGPVATVLVQNGTLKQGDIFVVGEQYGKVRALINDKGERVKEAGPSVPVEVLGLNGTPEAGDVLNVTETEAQAREIAEYREHAAKEKRAAAGAATTLEQLMMKAKEDESVSELPVVVKADVQGSAEAIVQALEKVGNDEVRVRVIHYGVGAITETDIGLAEASGCPVIGFNVRANAPARNAANQKGVEIRYYSVIYDLVDDVKAAASGLLSNEVRENFIGYAQIKEVFKVSNVGKVAGCLVTEGVARRSAGVRLLRDDVVIHEGTLKTLKRFKDEVAEVQSGQECGMAFENYDDIRPDDVIEIFEREEIERSL from the coding sequence ATGAGCGATAACGACGGCAAAAAGACTCTGGGTGTTCGTGGTGGCGGTCCCCGTTCGGGATCTGTGAAGCAGAGCTTCAGCCATGGCCGCACCAAGAACGTCGTGGTGGAAACCAAGCGCAAGCGCGTGGTGGTTCCCAAACCCGGTGCCGGTGGCGGCAAGGGCGGGGGCGGCAGCGCGCTCGGCGGGTCGGGCGGCAAGCGTCCGGCGGGGATTTCCGATGCCGAGATGGAGCGCCGGCTCAAGGCGTTGCAGGCCGCCAAGGCCCGCGAGGCCGAGGAACAGGCGCAGCGCGAGGCCGAGGAAAAGGCCCGCGCCGAAGAGCGTGCGCGCCAGCGCGCCGAGAAGGAACAGAAAGAGCGCGAACAGCGCGAGGCCGAAGAGCGCGCCAAGGCGAAAGCCGAGGAAGAAGCGCAGAAGGCCCGCGACGCTGCCGAGGCCGCCAAGAAGGCCGAGGCCGCCGCTGCCGCGCCGAAGGCCGATCCGGCTGCCGCCGCGCAGGCGCGCGGCCCGGCAGGCGGCGGTGCCGGTGCGCCCAAATCGGCGCAGCCGCAGCGCAAATCCGAGCGCGAGCGCGAGGAGCGTGGCCGCTCGACCCGTGGCCGCGACGACGGCAACCGCCGCTCCGGCAAGCTGACGCTGAACCAGGCGCTCGGCGGCGAGGGCGGTCGGCAGAAATCCATGGCCGCGATGAAGCGCAAGCAGGAGCGTGCGCGTCAGAAGGCGATGGGCGGCCAGCAGCAGCGCGAGAAGGTCGTGCGCGACGTCCAGCTGCCCGAGGCGATCACCGTCGCCGAGCTCGCCAACCGGATGGCCGAGCGTGTGGCGGATGTGGTCAAGTCGCTGATGCAGAACGGCATCATGGCGACGCAGAACCAGACCATCGACGCCGATACCGCGGAACTGATCATCGAGGAATTCGGCCACCGCGTGACCCGCGTCTCCGATGCCGATGTCGAGGACGTCATCAAGACCGTCGACGACAAGCCGGAAGATCTTCAGTCGCGTCCGCCGGTCATCACGATCATGGGCCATGTCGACCACGGCAAGACCTCGCTGCTCGACAAGATCCGTCAGGCCAATGTGACCTCTGGCGAGGCCGGCGGGATCACCCAGCATATCGGCGCCTATCAGGTGACGACGAAGGGCGGCGACGTGCTGACCTTCCTCGACACGCCCGGCCACGCCGCCTTTACCTCGATGCGCTCGCGCGGCGCTCAGGTGACGGATATCGTCGTGCTGGTGGTGGCGGCGGATGACGCGGTGATGCCGCAGACCGTCGAAGCCATCAACCACGCCAAGGCCGCCGGCGTTCCGATGATCGTCGCGATCAACAAGGTGGACAAGCCGAGCGCCAACCCGACCAAGGTGCGCACCGACCTGCTTCAGCACGAAGTGGTGGTGGAGCAGATGTCGGGCGAGGTGCAGGATGTCGAAGTGTCGGCCCATACCGGGCAGGGGCTCGACGAGCTGCTCGACGCCATCGCGTTGCAGGCCGAACTGCTGGAGCTGAAGGCGAACCCGAACCGGGCCGCCGAAGGCGCCGTGATCGAGGCACAGCTCGACGTGGGCCGCGGCCCGGTCGCCACCGTCCTCGTGCAGAACGGCACGCTGAAACAGGGCGACATCTTTGTTGTGGGCGAGCAGTACGGCAAGGTCCGTGCGCTGATCAACGACAAGGGCGAGCGGGTCAAGGAAGCCGGCCCGTCGGTGCCGGTCGAGGTTCTGGGCCTCAACGGCACGCCCGAGGCCGGTGACGTGCTCAACGTGACCGAGACCGAGGCGCAGGCCCGCGAGATCGCCGAGTACCGCGAACACGCCGCCAAGGAGAAACGCGCCGCCGCCGGTGCCGCGACGACCCTTGAGCAGCTGATGATGAAGGCCAAGGAAGACGAGAGCGTCTCCGAGCTGCCGGTGGTCGTGAAGGCCGACGTGCAGGGCTCGGCCGAGGCCATCGTCCAGGCGCTGGAAAAGGTCGGCAACGACGAGGTCCGCGTGCGGGTGATCCACTACGGCGTGGGTGCCATCACCGAGACCGATATCGGCCTTGCCGAAGCCTCGGGCTGCCCGGTGATCGGCTTCAACGTTCGTGCCAACGCGCCGGCGCGCAACGCGGCGAACCAGAAGGGCGTGGAGATCCGCTATTACTCGGTGATCTACGACCTGGTGGACGATGTGAAAGCCGCTGCGTCGGGTCTGCTGTCGAACGAGGTTCGCGAGAACTTCATCGGCTACGCGCAGATCAAGGAGGTCTTCAAGGTCTCCAATGTGGGCAAGGTCGCCGGCTGTCTGGTCACCGAGGGTGTGGCGCGCCGCTCCGCCGGTGTCCGCCTGCTGCGCGACGATGTGGTGATCCACGAGGGCACGCTGAAGACGCTCAAGCGTTTCAAGGACGAGGTTGCCGAGGTGCAGTCCGGCCAGGAATGCGGCATGGCCTTCGAGAATTACGACGACATTCGCCCCGACGATGTCATCGAGATCTTCGAGCGCGAGGAGATCGAGCGGTCGCTCTGA
- a CDS encoding RNA-binding protein codes for MSRGGQDKDRADGPERRCIATGESQPASGLIRFVIGPENQVVPDLAGKLPGRGIWVASDRAALEKAAAKGLFARAAKQPVTVPDDLPGLIERMLARRVVELISLARKSGDAVAGYEKVKDWLGREDADVLIQAEDGSGRGKSKLSTPQWGSYIGWLTADELGLAFGREKVIHAALGAGGLTKRVVEEAQRLKGLRVGRADATSVAGATGAAKAAGGGRAAGKDKRAE; via the coding sequence ATGAGCAGGGGCGGCCAGGACAAAGACCGGGCCGACGGGCCGGAGCGGCGCTGCATCGCCACGGGCGAGAGTCAGCCGGCCTCCGGCCTGATCCGTTTCGTGATCGGGCCCGAGAACCAGGTGGTGCCGGATCTGGCGGGCAAGCTGCCGGGCCGGGGCATCTGGGTGGCGTCGGATCGCGCGGCGCTGGAAAAGGCCGCCGCCAAGGGGTTGTTCGCCCGGGCGGCGAAACAGCCTGTGACGGTGCCCGACGATCTGCCCGGGCTGATTGAGCGGATGCTGGCGCGGCGAGTGGTCGAGCTTATCAGCCTCGCCCGCAAGTCGGGCGATGCGGTGGCAGGTTATGAAAAGGTCAAGGATTGGCTGGGCCGCGAGGATGCGGATGTGCTGATCCAGGCCGAGGACGGATCCGGGCGCGGCAAGTCGAAATTGTCCACGCCGCAATGGGGCAGCTATATCGGCTGGCTCACGGCGGATGAGCTGGGTCTGGCCTTTGGACGGGAAAAGGTGATACATGCGGCGCTTGGCGCTGGTGGACTCACGAAACGTGTTGTAGAGGAGGCCCAAAGACTGAAGGGCCTGCGCGTCGGAAGGGCCGATGCGACGTCGGTGGCAGGGGCCACCGGGGCGGCGAAAGCCGCCGGGGGCGGTAGGGCCGCCGGAAAGGATAAGAGAGCTGAATGA
- the argJ gene encoding bifunctional glutamate N-acetyltransferase/amino-acid acetyltransferase ArgJ has product MAKITSVSPLAPEGFPELPVIGGVRFASAAAGVRYAGRTDVMLALLDPGSTMAGVFTRSATRSANVLDCQAKIGADSEAGAAIIVNSGNSNAFTGKAGDGSVAAICAAVAGATGLPETRVFTSSTGVIGERLPHDRITSKVGELVAALDPGKGAEAARAIMTTDTFPKGACATVSLPGGALKIAGFAKGSGMIAPDMATMLVYLFTDARISRTDLQALVSGINARTFNCITVDSDTSTSDTLLMGATGASGVDVTAEDTAFAEALEGVFLDLAHQVVKDGEGATKFVTVNVTGAASDADARTHALAIANSPLVKTAVAGEDPNWGRIVMAVGKSGAAADRDTLTIRFGDVLVAENGWVAPSYREEDGAALMKEPEITIGVDIGLGEGKATVWTCDLTHGYISINADYRS; this is encoded by the coding sequence GTGGCCAAGATCACATCCGTTTCGCCCCTCGCGCCCGAGGGTTTTCCGGAGCTTCCGGTTATCGGGGGCGTGCGTTTCGCCTCCGCCGCGGCGGGGGTGCGCTATGCGGGGCGCACGGATGTGATGCTGGCCCTGCTCGACCCCGGCAGCACCATGGCCGGGGTCTTCACGCGCTCCGCCACGCGCTCGGCCAATGTGCTCGACTGTCAGGCCAAGATCGGCGCCGACAGCGAGGCCGGCGCCGCGATCATCGTCAATTCGGGCAATTCCAACGCCTTCACCGGCAAGGCAGGCGACGGCTCGGTCGCGGCGATCTGCGCGGCGGTGGCCGGCGCCACCGGCCTGCCGGAAACCCGCGTCTTCACCAGCTCCACCGGGGTGATCGGCGAGCGCCTGCCGCATGACCGCATCACGTCAAAGGTGGGCGAGCTGGTCGCCGCGCTCGACCCGGGCAAGGGCGCCGAAGCCGCCCGCGCCATCATGACCACCGACACCTTCCCCAAAGGCGCCTGCGCCACCGTTTCGCTGCCCGGCGGCGCGCTGAAGATCGCGGGCTTTGCCAAGGGCTCGGGCATGATCGCGCCGGACATGGCGACGATGCTGGTCTATCTCTTCACCGATGCAAGGATCTCCCGCACCGATCTTCAGGCGCTGGTGAGCGGCATCAACGCCCGCACCTTCAACTGCATCACCGTCGACAGCGACACCTCGACCTCCGACACCCTGCTGATGGGCGCCACCGGCGCCTCTGGTGTCGACGTTACCGCCGAAGACACGGCCTTCGCCGAGGCGCTCGAAGGTGTCTTCCTCGATCTCGCCCATCAGGTGGTGAAGGACGGCGAGGGCGCCACGAAATTCGTCACCGTCAACGTGACCGGCGCCGCCTCCGATGCCGATGCCCGCACCCATGCGCTGGCCATTGCCAACTCGCCGCTGGTCAAGACCGCCGTCGCCGGCGAGGATCCCAACTGGGGCCGCATCGTCATGGCGGTGGGCAAATCCGGCGCCGCCGCCGACCGCGACACGTTAACCATCCGCTTCGGCGATGTGCTGGTGGCGGAAAACGGCTGGGTCGCGCCCTCCTACCGCGAAGAGGACGGCGCCGCGCTGATGAAAGAGCCCGAGATCACCATCGGGGTCGATATCGGCCTGGGCGAGGGCAAAGCCACCGTCTGGACCTGCGACCTCACCCACGGTTACATCAGCATCAACGCCGATTACCGCTCCTGA
- the mutT gene encoding 8-oxo-dGTP diphosphatase MutT has product MSKIVLVSAVALIDPDGRVLLAQRPEGKSMAGLWEFPGGKVEPGESPEHALIRELQEELGIDTWESCLAPLTFASHSYETFHLLMPLYACRKWQGTPQSKEGQALKWVRARELRDYPMPPADIPLIAILRDWL; this is encoded by the coding sequence ATGTCCAAGATCGTCCTCGTCTCCGCCGTCGCCCTGATCGACCCCGATGGCCGCGTGCTCCTCGCGCAGCGACCCGAGGGCAAGAGCATGGCCGGGCTCTGGGAATTTCCCGGCGGCAAGGTCGAGCCGGGAGAATCCCCCGAGCACGCGCTAATCCGCGAGCTTCAGGAAGAGCTGGGCATCGACACCTGGGAAAGCTGCCTCGCGCCGCTGACCTTCGCCTCGCACAGCTATGAGACATTTCACCTTCTGATGCCGCTCTATGCCTGCCGCAAATGGCAGGGCACGCCGCAATCGAAGGAGGGCCAGGCGCTGAAATGGGTCCGCGCGCGCGAGCTGCGCGATTACCCCATGCCGCCGGCGGATATTCCCCTCATCGCGATCCTGCGCGACTGGCTGTGA
- a CDS encoding peptidylprolyl isomerase: MPKTLTKLTAAAFAIALALPAQAQEEMGLDSVVATVNGQEITLGNMLVIRSTLPDQYQQLGDEVLWDGILDQLVQQAVLAQDEQAEETKLVTLSLENERRALMAAEVIKTVAQAALTDEAVQAAYDADYAGSDLGTEFNASHILVETEDEAKALVEELEGGADFAELAKEKSTGPSGPNGGELGWFGAGMMVAPFEEAVKEMEPGAISAPVETQFGWHVIKLNETRDKEAPALDSVREEIELKLQQEAVQSYIDEKLAAADVTRMDKSEADVSVLSNTQLLED; this comes from the coding sequence ATGCCGAAAACCCTCACGAAACTGACCGCGGCGGCTTTTGCGATTGCGCTGGCGCTGCCCGCTCAGGCGCAGGAGGAAATGGGCCTCGACTCCGTCGTGGCCACGGTCAACGGCCAGGAGATCACGCTGGGCAACATGCTGGTGATCCGCTCCACCCTGCCGGACCAGTATCAGCAGCTCGGCGATGAGGTGCTGTGGGACGGGATCCTCGATCAGCTGGTGCAGCAGGCGGTTCTGGCGCAGGACGAGCAGGCCGAGGAAACCAAGCTGGTCACCCTGTCGCTGGAAAACGAGCGCCGCGCGCTGATGGCCGCCGAGGTGATCAAGACCGTCGCCCAGGCCGCGCTGACCGACGAGGCGGTGCAGGCCGCCTATGACGCGGACTATGCCGGCTCCGATCTCGGCACCGAGTTCAACGCCTCTCACATTCTCGTGGAAACAGAGGACGAGGCCAAGGCGCTGGTCGAAGAGCTGGAAGGCGGTGCCGATTTCGCCGAACTGGCCAAGGAGAAATCCACCGGCCCCTCCGGCCCCAATGGCGGCGAGCTCGGCTGGTTCGGTGCCGGGATGATGGTGGCGCCCTTCGAAGAGGCCGTGAAAGAGATGGAGCCCGGCGCGATTTCCGCCCCGGTGGAAACCCAGTTCGGCTGGCACGTCATCAAGCTCAACGAGACCCGCGACAAGGAAGCGCCGGCTCTTGACAGCGTGCGCGAAGAGATCGAACTGAAGCTGCAACAGGAAGCCGTGCAGAGCTATATCGACGAAAAGCTCGCAGCGGCCGACGTGACCCGCATGGACAAATCCGAGGCCGATGTCTCGGTGCTGTCCAACACGCAGCTTCTGGAGGACTAA